ATAAAATGCCTGCAACGGTGGACCAAATAATTATACATTTTGGTTAATCGATTAAAATTTCGAAATTTTAGGAGAAAACCCATGAGAAAAATCTCAAAACTTAGTTTAGTAGCAGCTGTTGCAGTTGCTGGATTTAGTACAGCTAATGCTCAACCATTAGAAGAAGCAATCAAAAACGTAGAAGTATCTGGATCAGTAGTTTACAGATATGACAATTTCCACAATGATAACAAATATAGTCAAACTGGAAATACAGATTCTGGGAAAAATAACTATAAAGTTGGATTAAACCTATCTTCAAAAGTAAATGATTATGTTAAATTTAACTCAAGATTTTTAGTAGCGGGAGCTGATTCAGGTTTTGCTGGATTAGATGCTAAAACTGATTCAGATTCAAATGTTGAAACTACATTATCAAACGCATACTTTGGTTTAACAGCTATTCCAAATACTGTTGTAAATGTTGGTAAACAAGGTTTAGCTACTCCATATACAGTTGCAGTTGATATCAATGGAAATGAACAAAATGGTACTGGGGTTTTAGCTCTTACAACTGTTGATGTAGTAACTTTAGGTGCTGGGGCATTTAACCAAACTAATTTAGATAAAACTAATGATATAAATGCTTTTAATGGAGATAAGGGTTCTACTTTAGGATTAACTGGAAATGAAAATCTTTATGTGGCTACTGTTCAAGGTAATTTAGATTTCGTTAAATTAGAAGCTTGGTACTTAGGTTTAGAAGATACATTTAACTCTTACACTTTAGCAGCTACTGGAAATATTGATTTAGCACAAGATGCAAAAATCGGTTTAGAAGCTAGATATGTAAATTTAAAATTAGATAGCAAATTTGTTCCTGGAGCAAGTTCTGATGATAGAAAAAATGATATGTTTAGACTTGCGGC
The Aliarcobacter faecis genome window above contains:
- a CDS encoding major outer membrane protein; translated protein: MRKISKLSLVAAVAVAGFSTANAQPLEEAIKNVEVSGSVVYRYDNFHNDNKYSQTGNTDSGKNNYKVGLNLSSKVNDYVKFNSRFLVAGADSGFAGLDAKTDSDSNVETTLSNAYFGLTAIPNTVVNVGKQGLATPYTVAVDINGNEQNGTGVLALTTVDVVTLGAGAFNQTNLDKTNDINAFNGDKGSTLGLTGNENLYVATVQGNLDFVKLEAWYLGLEDTFNSYTLAATGNIDLAQDAKIGLEARYVNLKLDSKFVPGASSDDRKNDMFRLAADGKFSIVNARLAYTQTGKHGGLTAVDQDAKNTSLGWALSSNNVDKAKYWQAALGADILDNLNFTVNYGNLKSKENYDNIKQQEVYGQLTYKMSKNFTTYLRYGNVEEKEYSTGDKTISQDRGRVQVAYTF